From a region of the Pieris rapae chromosome 22, ilPieRapa1.1, whole genome shotgun sequence genome:
- the LOC110992522 gene encoding signal transducer and activator of transcription 5B isoform X4: MSLWARAQQLPPESLQKVRAIYGDHFPIEVRHCLATWIESRIWTPEPEEQQRFFVEELVQEIHTNAELMLSPEMFVTKMKLLEAAKIFRMQYGHAPHELYTYMRRCLAMEVEVIQAAMGPYATQPQTERKYSELITGLQNVRQKVNMASEEIRSLQANIESFSLQYHECLKNKGHINYLQQSGPMTNDRRELEACLRVQIEEMERKLNALVAQINQSQMELVDHMKENIANLRQLQSQVLDEELIKWKREQQLSGNGVPMQSNLNTIQEWCELLADLIWSTRQQVNNVARINSKTIVELRQPHLVEMLDEMSKQVTSLLSTLVTSTFVIEKQPPQVMKTNTRFTATVRLLVGGQLNVHMTPPRVTVVIISEQQAQLLLKSDSQSGRGKQPVECGDILNNSGCMEYQPTSRQLSVSFRNMQLRKIKRAEKKGTESVMDEKLTLLFQSEFNVGGGELVFQVWTLSLPVVVIVHGNQEPHGWATVTWDNAFSPPGRVPFAVPDKVTWCQLAETLRIKFCSATGGDLSEDNLRFLAEKIFRTSLPMNTMELNAMTVSWTQFCKDALPERNFTFWEWFYMVVKVTRDYLRTLWCDRLIMGFIQKKQAEEMLAKCPPGTFLLRFSDSELGGITIAWVGDGNEVFSLQPFTSRDLMLRSLADRILDLSQLQFLYPNVAKNDVFSKYYTKPENDVLKNGYVKPVLVTTLPPYMSPSPAYAHSPDSHRNTPSVHNSYFSASSTPAQTENSFMDSELFEQIRAFEPDGFDDFDFYGGNVSMK, translated from the exons ATGTCACTGTGGGCGAGAGCTCAACAGCTACCTCCAGAGAGCCTACAGAAG gtcCGTGCCATCTATGGAGATCATTTTCCTATTGAAGTTCGCCATTGTCTGGCAACATGGATAGAAAGTCGCATTTG gACCCCGGAACCAGAAGAGCAGCAAAGGTTCTTTGTTGAGGAGCTAGTGCAGGAGATTCATACCAATGCTGAGCTGATGTTGTCTCCTGAGATGTTTGTTACCAAGATGAAGTTGCTGGAGGCGGCTAAGATCTTCAGAATGCAGTATGG gCACGCCCCTCACGAGTTGTACACCTACATGCGCCGGTGTCTCGCGATGGAAGTGGAGGTGATACAGGCCGCGATGGGCCCTTATGCGACTCAGCCACAGACTGAGAGGAAATACAGTGag ctGATTACGGGCTTACAAAATGTCCGTCAGAAAGTGAATATGGCGAGTGAGGAAATACGGAGCTTGCAAGCCAACATTGAATCATTCTCGCTCCAATACCACGAGTGTCTGAAGAATAAAG GACACATAAATTACTTGCAACAATCGGGTCCCATGACGAACGATCGCCGAGAACTTGAAGCATGCCTTCGTGTGCAGATTGAAGAAATGGAACGGAAACTAAATGCTCTG GTCGCACAAATCAATCAGTCGCAAATGGAACTGGTTGACCATATGAAGGAGAACATCGCCAATTTGAGACAACTGCAGAGTCAAGTTCTTGATGAAGAGCTTATTAA ATGGAAACGTGAGCAACAGTTAAGCGGAAATGGCGTTCCGATGCAATCTAACCTTAACACTATACAAGAATGGTGCGAACTCCTTGCCGACCTAATATGGAGTACCAGACAGCAAGTGAATAATGTTGCAAGAATCAATAGCAAGACGATCGTCGAGCTACGGCAGCCGCATTTGGTGGAAATGCTCGACGAGATGAGTAAACAG gTGACAAGTTTATTATCTACGCTGGTGACATCCACGTTCGTAATTGAGAAACAGCCACCACAAGTTATGAAAACTAATACACG TTTTACGGCAACCGTTCGCCTGTTGGTGGGTGGTCAACTCAATGTACACATGACTCCACCACGAGTTACC GTGGTGATAATATCCGAGCAACAAGCTCAATTGTTATTGAAGAGTGATTCCCAAAGTGGGCGTGGCAAGCAGCCTGTGGAATGTGGGGACATTCTCAATAACAGCGGGTGTATGGAGTACCAGCCTACCAGTCGGCAGCTTAGCGTCAGTTTCAG GAACATGCAGCTACGCAAAATAAAGCGAGCTGAGAAGAAGGGAACAGAGAGTGTGATGGATGAGAAGCTAACTCTTCTATTTCAGTCTGAGTTCAACGTCGGGGGAGGGGAACTTGTCTTCcag GTGTGGACCCTATCTCTGCCAGTAGTGGTGATAGTCCACGGAAATCAAGAGCCCCATGGCTGGGCCACAGTCACATGGGACAATGCTTTTAGCCCCCCAGGCAGAGTACCCTTCGCTGTCCCAGATAAG GTAACTTGGTGTCAGTTGGCTGAAACTCTTCGCATCAAATTTTGTTCAGCAACTGGTGGCGATCTGTCTGAGGATAATCTGAGGTTCCTGGCCGAGAAGATTTTTAG GACAAGTCTCCCCATGAACACCATGGAGCTGAACGCCATGACGGTCAGCTGGACCCAGTTCTGCAAAGACGCACTACCAGAACGGAATTTCACCTTCTGGGAGTGGTTTTACATGGTCGTCAAGGTTACGAGGGACTATCTGAGGACGCTCTGGTGTGATCG tctgataatgggtttcatccaaAAGAAGCAAGCAGAGGAGATGTTGGCTAAATGTCCTCCCGGGACATTCCTACTTCGCTTCTCGGATTCTGAACTCGGTGGAATCACTATCGCCTGGGTTGGAG ATGGAAACGAAGTGTTCAGCCTACAGCCGTTCACATCCCGTGACCTGATGCTGCGATCCCTCGCCGACCGAATCCTGGATCTGTCCCAGCTGCAGTTCCTTTACCCCAACGTGGCCAAGAATGATGTCTTCTCCAAGTATTATACTAAGCCTG aaaATGACGTCCTAAAGAACGGCTACGTGAAGCCTGTGTTGGTGACGACGCTGCCCCCCTACATGTCCCCCTCTCCGGCGTACGCGCACTCGCCCGACTCGCACCGCAACACGCCCTCCGTGCATAACAG TTACTTCAGCGCATCATCGACGCCTGCGCAAACCGAGAACAGTTTCATGGACAGCGAGTTGTTTGAGCAGATACGCGCGTTCGAACCGGACGGTTTCGATGATTTCGACTTTTACGGTGGAAATGTTAGTATGAAATGA
- the LOC110992522 gene encoding signal transducer and activator of transcription 5B isoform X3, which produces MSLWARAQQLPPESLQKVRAIYGDHFPIEVRHCLATWIESRIWTPEPEEQQRFFVEELVQEIHTNAELMLSPEMFVTKMKLLEAAKIFRMQYGHAPHELYTYMRRCLAMEVEVIQAAMGPYATQPQTERKYSELITGLQNVRQKVNMASEEIRSLQANIESFSLQYHECLKNKGHINYLQQSGPMTNDRRELEACLRVQIEEMERKLNALVAQINQSQMELVDHMKENIANLRQLQSQVLDEELIKWKREQQLSGNGVPMQSNLNTIQEWCELLADLIWSTRQQVNNVARINSKTIVELRQPHLVEMLDEMSKQVTSLLSTLVTSTFVIEKQPPQVMKTNTRFTATVRLLVGGQLNVHMTPPRVTVVIISEQQAQLLLKSDSQSGRGKQPVECGDILNNSGCMEYQPTSRQLSVSFRNMQLRKIKRAEKKGTESVMDEKLTLLFQSEFNVGGGELVFQVWTLSLPVVVIVHGNQEPHGWATVTWDNAFSPPGRVPFAVPDKVTWCQLAETLRIKFCSATGGDLSEDNLRFLAEKIFSIISRTSLPMNTMELNAMTVSWTQFCKDALPERNFTFWEWFYMVVKVTRDYLRTLWCDRLIMGFIQKKQAEEMLAKCPPGTFLLRFSDSELGGITIAWVGDGNEVFSLQPFTSRDLMLRSLADRILDLSQLQFLYPNVAKNDVFSKYYTKPENDVLKNGYVKPVLVTTLPPYMSPSPAYAHSPDSHRNTPSVHNSYFSASSTPAQTENSFMDSELFEQIRAFEPDGFDDFDFYGGNVSMK; this is translated from the exons ATGTCACTGTGGGCGAGAGCTCAACAGCTACCTCCAGAGAGCCTACAGAAG gtcCGTGCCATCTATGGAGATCATTTTCCTATTGAAGTTCGCCATTGTCTGGCAACATGGATAGAAAGTCGCATTTG gACCCCGGAACCAGAAGAGCAGCAAAGGTTCTTTGTTGAGGAGCTAGTGCAGGAGATTCATACCAATGCTGAGCTGATGTTGTCTCCTGAGATGTTTGTTACCAAGATGAAGTTGCTGGAGGCGGCTAAGATCTTCAGAATGCAGTATGG gCACGCCCCTCACGAGTTGTACACCTACATGCGCCGGTGTCTCGCGATGGAAGTGGAGGTGATACAGGCCGCGATGGGCCCTTATGCGACTCAGCCACAGACTGAGAGGAAATACAGTGag ctGATTACGGGCTTACAAAATGTCCGTCAGAAAGTGAATATGGCGAGTGAGGAAATACGGAGCTTGCAAGCCAACATTGAATCATTCTCGCTCCAATACCACGAGTGTCTGAAGAATAAAG GACACATAAATTACTTGCAACAATCGGGTCCCATGACGAACGATCGCCGAGAACTTGAAGCATGCCTTCGTGTGCAGATTGAAGAAATGGAACGGAAACTAAATGCTCTG GTCGCACAAATCAATCAGTCGCAAATGGAACTGGTTGACCATATGAAGGAGAACATCGCCAATTTGAGACAACTGCAGAGTCAAGTTCTTGATGAAGAGCTTATTAA ATGGAAACGTGAGCAACAGTTAAGCGGAAATGGCGTTCCGATGCAATCTAACCTTAACACTATACAAGAATGGTGCGAACTCCTTGCCGACCTAATATGGAGTACCAGACAGCAAGTGAATAATGTTGCAAGAATCAATAGCAAGACGATCGTCGAGCTACGGCAGCCGCATTTGGTGGAAATGCTCGACGAGATGAGTAAACAG gTGACAAGTTTATTATCTACGCTGGTGACATCCACGTTCGTAATTGAGAAACAGCCACCACAAGTTATGAAAACTAATACACG TTTTACGGCAACCGTTCGCCTGTTGGTGGGTGGTCAACTCAATGTACACATGACTCCACCACGAGTTACC GTGGTGATAATATCCGAGCAACAAGCTCAATTGTTATTGAAGAGTGATTCCCAAAGTGGGCGTGGCAAGCAGCCTGTGGAATGTGGGGACATTCTCAATAACAGCGGGTGTATGGAGTACCAGCCTACCAGTCGGCAGCTTAGCGTCAGTTTCAG GAACATGCAGCTACGCAAAATAAAGCGAGCTGAGAAGAAGGGAACAGAGAGTGTGATGGATGAGAAGCTAACTCTTCTATTTCAGTCTGAGTTCAACGTCGGGGGAGGGGAACTTGTCTTCcag GTGTGGACCCTATCTCTGCCAGTAGTGGTGATAGTCCACGGAAATCAAGAGCCCCATGGCTGGGCCACAGTCACATGGGACAATGCTTTTAGCCCCCCAGGCAGAGTACCCTTCGCTGTCCCAGATAAG GTAACTTGGTGTCAGTTGGCTGAAACTCTTCGCATCAAATTTTGTTCAGCAACTGGTGGCGATCTGTCTGAGGATAATCTGAGGTTCCTGGCCGAGAAGATTTTTAG TATAATCTCCAGGACAAGTCTCCCCATGAACACCATGGAGCTGAACGCCATGACGGTCAGCTGGACCCAGTTCTGCAAAGACGCACTACCAGAACGGAATTTCACCTTCTGGGAGTGGTTTTACATGGTCGTCAAGGTTACGAGGGACTATCTGAGGACGCTCTGGTGTGATCG tctgataatgggtttcatccaaAAGAAGCAAGCAGAGGAGATGTTGGCTAAATGTCCTCCCGGGACATTCCTACTTCGCTTCTCGGATTCTGAACTCGGTGGAATCACTATCGCCTGGGTTGGAG ATGGAAACGAAGTGTTCAGCCTACAGCCGTTCACATCCCGTGACCTGATGCTGCGATCCCTCGCCGACCGAATCCTGGATCTGTCCCAGCTGCAGTTCCTTTACCCCAACGTGGCCAAGAATGATGTCTTCTCCAAGTATTATACTAAGCCTG aaaATGACGTCCTAAAGAACGGCTACGTGAAGCCTGTGTTGGTGACGACGCTGCCCCCCTACATGTCCCCCTCTCCGGCGTACGCGCACTCGCCCGACTCGCACCGCAACACGCCCTCCGTGCATAACAG TTACTTCAGCGCATCATCGACGCCTGCGCAAACCGAGAACAGTTTCATGGACAGCGAGTTGTTTGAGCAGATACGCGCGTTCGAACCGGACGGTTTCGATGATTTCGACTTTTACGGTGGAAATGTTAGTATGAAATGA
- the LOC110992522 gene encoding signal transducer and activator of transcription 5B isoform X6 has translation MSLWARAQQLPPESLQKVRAIYGDHFPIEVRHCLATWIESRIWTPEPEEQQRFFVEELVQEIHTNAELMLSPEMFVTKMKLLEAAKIFRMQYGHAPHELYTYMRRCLAMEVEVIQAAMGPYATQPQTERKYSELITGLQNVRQKVNMASEEIRSLQANIESFSLQYHECLKNKGHINYLQQSGPMTNDRRELEACLRVQIEEMERKLNALVAQINQSQMELVDHMKENIANLRQLQSQVLDEELIKWKREQQLSGNGVPMQSNLNTIQEWCELLADLIWSTRQQVNNVARINSKTIVELRQPHLVEMLDEMSKQVTSLLSTLVTSTFVIEKQPPQVMKTNTRFTATVRLLVGGQLNVHMTPPRVTVVIISEQQAQLLLKSDSQSGRGKQPVECGDILNNSGCMEYQPTSRQLSVSFRNMQLRKIKRAEKKGTESVMDEKLTLLFQSEFNVGGGELVFQVWTLSLPVVVIVHGNQEPHGWATVTWDNAFSPPGRVPFAVPDKVTWCQLAETLRIKFCSATGGDLSEDNLRFLAEKIFSIISRTSLPMNTMELNAMTVSWTQFCKDALPERNFTFWEWFYMVVKVTRDYLRTLWCDRLIMGFIQKKQAEEMLAKCPPGTFLLRFSDSELGGITIAWVGDGNEVFSLQPFTSRDLMLRSLADRILDLSQLQFLYPNVAKNDVFSKYYTKPENDVLKNGYVKPVLVTTLPPYMSPSPAYAHSPDSHRNTPSVHNSFMDSELFEQIRAFEPDGFDDFDFYGGNVSMK, from the exons ATGTCACTGTGGGCGAGAGCTCAACAGCTACCTCCAGAGAGCCTACAGAAG gtcCGTGCCATCTATGGAGATCATTTTCCTATTGAAGTTCGCCATTGTCTGGCAACATGGATAGAAAGTCGCATTTG gACCCCGGAACCAGAAGAGCAGCAAAGGTTCTTTGTTGAGGAGCTAGTGCAGGAGATTCATACCAATGCTGAGCTGATGTTGTCTCCTGAGATGTTTGTTACCAAGATGAAGTTGCTGGAGGCGGCTAAGATCTTCAGAATGCAGTATGG gCACGCCCCTCACGAGTTGTACACCTACATGCGCCGGTGTCTCGCGATGGAAGTGGAGGTGATACAGGCCGCGATGGGCCCTTATGCGACTCAGCCACAGACTGAGAGGAAATACAGTGag ctGATTACGGGCTTACAAAATGTCCGTCAGAAAGTGAATATGGCGAGTGAGGAAATACGGAGCTTGCAAGCCAACATTGAATCATTCTCGCTCCAATACCACGAGTGTCTGAAGAATAAAG GACACATAAATTACTTGCAACAATCGGGTCCCATGACGAACGATCGCCGAGAACTTGAAGCATGCCTTCGTGTGCAGATTGAAGAAATGGAACGGAAACTAAATGCTCTG GTCGCACAAATCAATCAGTCGCAAATGGAACTGGTTGACCATATGAAGGAGAACATCGCCAATTTGAGACAACTGCAGAGTCAAGTTCTTGATGAAGAGCTTATTAA ATGGAAACGTGAGCAACAGTTAAGCGGAAATGGCGTTCCGATGCAATCTAACCTTAACACTATACAAGAATGGTGCGAACTCCTTGCCGACCTAATATGGAGTACCAGACAGCAAGTGAATAATGTTGCAAGAATCAATAGCAAGACGATCGTCGAGCTACGGCAGCCGCATTTGGTGGAAATGCTCGACGAGATGAGTAAACAG gTGACAAGTTTATTATCTACGCTGGTGACATCCACGTTCGTAATTGAGAAACAGCCACCACAAGTTATGAAAACTAATACACG TTTTACGGCAACCGTTCGCCTGTTGGTGGGTGGTCAACTCAATGTACACATGACTCCACCACGAGTTACC GTGGTGATAATATCCGAGCAACAAGCTCAATTGTTATTGAAGAGTGATTCCCAAAGTGGGCGTGGCAAGCAGCCTGTGGAATGTGGGGACATTCTCAATAACAGCGGGTGTATGGAGTACCAGCCTACCAGTCGGCAGCTTAGCGTCAGTTTCAG GAACATGCAGCTACGCAAAATAAAGCGAGCTGAGAAGAAGGGAACAGAGAGTGTGATGGATGAGAAGCTAACTCTTCTATTTCAGTCTGAGTTCAACGTCGGGGGAGGGGAACTTGTCTTCcag GTGTGGACCCTATCTCTGCCAGTAGTGGTGATAGTCCACGGAAATCAAGAGCCCCATGGCTGGGCCACAGTCACATGGGACAATGCTTTTAGCCCCCCAGGCAGAGTACCCTTCGCTGTCCCAGATAAG GTAACTTGGTGTCAGTTGGCTGAAACTCTTCGCATCAAATTTTGTTCAGCAACTGGTGGCGATCTGTCTGAGGATAATCTGAGGTTCCTGGCCGAGAAGATTTTTAG TATAATCTCCAGGACAAGTCTCCCCATGAACACCATGGAGCTGAACGCCATGACGGTCAGCTGGACCCAGTTCTGCAAAGACGCACTACCAGAACGGAATTTCACCTTCTGGGAGTGGTTTTACATGGTCGTCAAGGTTACGAGGGACTATCTGAGGACGCTCTGGTGTGATCG tctgataatgggtttcatccaaAAGAAGCAAGCAGAGGAGATGTTGGCTAAATGTCCTCCCGGGACATTCCTACTTCGCTTCTCGGATTCTGAACTCGGTGGAATCACTATCGCCTGGGTTGGAG ATGGAAACGAAGTGTTCAGCCTACAGCCGTTCACATCCCGTGACCTGATGCTGCGATCCCTCGCCGACCGAATCCTGGATCTGTCCCAGCTGCAGTTCCTTTACCCCAACGTGGCCAAGAATGATGTCTTCTCCAAGTATTATACTAAGCCTG aaaATGACGTCCTAAAGAACGGCTACGTGAAGCCTGTGTTGGTGACGACGCTGCCCCCCTACATGTCCCCCTCTCCGGCGTACGCGCACTCGCCCGACTCGCACCGCAACACGCCCTCCGTGCATAACAG TTTCATGGACAGCGAGTTGTTTGAGCAGATACGCGCGTTCGAACCGGACGGTTTCGATGATTTCGACTTTTACGGTGGAAATGTTAGTATGAAATGA
- the LOC110992522 gene encoding signal transducer and activator of transcription 5B isoform X2: MSLWARAQQLPPESLQKVRAIYGDHFPIEVRHCLATWIESRIWTPEPEEQQRFFVEELVQEIHTNAELMLSPEMFVTKMKLLEAAKIFRMQYGHAPHELYTYMRRCLAMEVEVIQAAMGPYATQPQTERKYSELITGLQNVRQKVNMASEEIRSLQANIESFSLQYHECLKNKGHINYLQQSGPMTNDRRELEACLRVQIEEMERKLNALVAQINQSQMELVDHMKENIANLRQLQSQVLDEELIKWKREQQLSGNGVPMQSNLNTIQEWCELLADLIWSTRQQVNNVARINSKTIVELRQPHLVEMLDEMSKQVTSLLSTLVTSTFVIEKQPPQVMKTNTRFTATVRLLVGGQLNVHMTPPRVTVVIISEQQAQLLLKSDSQSGRGKQPVECGDILNNSGCMEYQPTSRQLSVSFRNMQLRKIKRAEKKGTESVMDEKLTLLFQSEFNVGGGELVFQVWTLSLPVVVIVHGNQEPHGWATVTWDNAFSPPGRVPFAVPDKVTWCQLAETLRIKFCSATGGDLSEDNLRFLAEKIFRTSLPMNTMELNAMTVSWTQFCKDALPERNFTFWEWFYMVVKVTRDYLRTLWCDRLIMGFIQKKQAEEMLAKCPPGTFLLRFSDSELGGITIAWVGDGNEVFSLQPFTSRDLMLRSLADRILDLSQLQFLYPNVAKNDVFSKYYTKPENDVLKNGYVKPVLVTTLPPYMSPSPAYAHSPDSHRNTPSVHNSYFSASSTPAQTENSFMDSELFEQIRAFEPDGFDDFDFYGGNVPKKPALNNK, encoded by the exons ATGTCACTGTGGGCGAGAGCTCAACAGCTACCTCCAGAGAGCCTACAGAAG gtcCGTGCCATCTATGGAGATCATTTTCCTATTGAAGTTCGCCATTGTCTGGCAACATGGATAGAAAGTCGCATTTG gACCCCGGAACCAGAAGAGCAGCAAAGGTTCTTTGTTGAGGAGCTAGTGCAGGAGATTCATACCAATGCTGAGCTGATGTTGTCTCCTGAGATGTTTGTTACCAAGATGAAGTTGCTGGAGGCGGCTAAGATCTTCAGAATGCAGTATGG gCACGCCCCTCACGAGTTGTACACCTACATGCGCCGGTGTCTCGCGATGGAAGTGGAGGTGATACAGGCCGCGATGGGCCCTTATGCGACTCAGCCACAGACTGAGAGGAAATACAGTGag ctGATTACGGGCTTACAAAATGTCCGTCAGAAAGTGAATATGGCGAGTGAGGAAATACGGAGCTTGCAAGCCAACATTGAATCATTCTCGCTCCAATACCACGAGTGTCTGAAGAATAAAG GACACATAAATTACTTGCAACAATCGGGTCCCATGACGAACGATCGCCGAGAACTTGAAGCATGCCTTCGTGTGCAGATTGAAGAAATGGAACGGAAACTAAATGCTCTG GTCGCACAAATCAATCAGTCGCAAATGGAACTGGTTGACCATATGAAGGAGAACATCGCCAATTTGAGACAACTGCAGAGTCAAGTTCTTGATGAAGAGCTTATTAA ATGGAAACGTGAGCAACAGTTAAGCGGAAATGGCGTTCCGATGCAATCTAACCTTAACACTATACAAGAATGGTGCGAACTCCTTGCCGACCTAATATGGAGTACCAGACAGCAAGTGAATAATGTTGCAAGAATCAATAGCAAGACGATCGTCGAGCTACGGCAGCCGCATTTGGTGGAAATGCTCGACGAGATGAGTAAACAG gTGACAAGTTTATTATCTACGCTGGTGACATCCACGTTCGTAATTGAGAAACAGCCACCACAAGTTATGAAAACTAATACACG TTTTACGGCAACCGTTCGCCTGTTGGTGGGTGGTCAACTCAATGTACACATGACTCCACCACGAGTTACC GTGGTGATAATATCCGAGCAACAAGCTCAATTGTTATTGAAGAGTGATTCCCAAAGTGGGCGTGGCAAGCAGCCTGTGGAATGTGGGGACATTCTCAATAACAGCGGGTGTATGGAGTACCAGCCTACCAGTCGGCAGCTTAGCGTCAGTTTCAG GAACATGCAGCTACGCAAAATAAAGCGAGCTGAGAAGAAGGGAACAGAGAGTGTGATGGATGAGAAGCTAACTCTTCTATTTCAGTCTGAGTTCAACGTCGGGGGAGGGGAACTTGTCTTCcag GTGTGGACCCTATCTCTGCCAGTAGTGGTGATAGTCCACGGAAATCAAGAGCCCCATGGCTGGGCCACAGTCACATGGGACAATGCTTTTAGCCCCCCAGGCAGAGTACCCTTCGCTGTCCCAGATAAG GTAACTTGGTGTCAGTTGGCTGAAACTCTTCGCATCAAATTTTGTTCAGCAACTGGTGGCGATCTGTCTGAGGATAATCTGAGGTTCCTGGCCGAGAAGATTTTTAG GACAAGTCTCCCCATGAACACCATGGAGCTGAACGCCATGACGGTCAGCTGGACCCAGTTCTGCAAAGACGCACTACCAGAACGGAATTTCACCTTCTGGGAGTGGTTTTACATGGTCGTCAAGGTTACGAGGGACTATCTGAGGACGCTCTGGTGTGATCG tctgataatgggtttcatccaaAAGAAGCAAGCAGAGGAGATGTTGGCTAAATGTCCTCCCGGGACATTCCTACTTCGCTTCTCGGATTCTGAACTCGGTGGAATCACTATCGCCTGGGTTGGAG ATGGAAACGAAGTGTTCAGCCTACAGCCGTTCACATCCCGTGACCTGATGCTGCGATCCCTCGCCGACCGAATCCTGGATCTGTCCCAGCTGCAGTTCCTTTACCCCAACGTGGCCAAGAATGATGTCTTCTCCAAGTATTATACTAAGCCTG aaaATGACGTCCTAAAGAACGGCTACGTGAAGCCTGTGTTGGTGACGACGCTGCCCCCCTACATGTCCCCCTCTCCGGCGTACGCGCACTCGCCCGACTCGCACCGCAACACGCCCTCCGTGCATAACAG TTACTTCAGCGCATCATCGACGCCTGCGCAAACCGAGAACAGTTTCATGGACAGCGAGTTGTTTGAGCAGATACGCGCGTTCGAACCGGACGGTTTCGATGATTTCGACTTTTACGGTGGAAAT GTGCCCAAAAAACCAGCGTTAAATAACAAGTAA